A region from the Corynebacterium halotolerans YIM 70093 = DSM 44683 genome encodes:
- a CDS encoding three-helix bundle dimerization domain-containing protein, protein MINNFNNVRHDLHGRFGHACDARVIDAIVDDVIADHSASATVTDFLPVFVARDAAERIGEHLKSHGATSSPRKRILFASRGNGSRAKLAAALARQLTDEGVLATAAATHPENASDSKLVAIREERGLPTVAVTGRAGTGRVLDAPDVVVYMDDSESHDLPGLRQVQWDVPNPSGMSMDQVRDLADDIELRVVALLDTLGVPVTARAEALLPV, encoded by the coding sequence ATGATCAACAACTTCAACAATGTGCGCCACGATCTTCACGGCCGCTTCGGGCATGCCTGTGACGCCCGGGTCATTGACGCCATCGTCGACGACGTCATCGCCGACCACTCCGCCTCCGCCACGGTGACCGACTTCCTCCCCGTCTTCGTCGCCCGTGACGCGGCAGAGCGGATCGGCGAGCACCTGAAGTCCCACGGCGCCACGTCCTCCCCGCGCAAGCGGATCCTCTTCGCCAGCCGCGGGAACGGCTCCCGCGCCAAGCTGGCCGCCGCTCTGGCCCGCCAGCTCACCGATGAGGGTGTGCTGGCCACCGCCGCCGCCACCCACCCGGAGAACGCCAGCGACTCCAAGCTCGTGGCGATCCGCGAGGAACGCGGGCTGCCCACGGTGGCCGTCACCGGTCGTGCGGGTACGGGCCGCGTCCTCGACGCCCCGGACGTCGTCGTCTACATGGATGACAGCGAGTCCCACGATCTGCCGGGCCTGCGCCAGGTCCAGTGGGATGTCCCCAACCCGAGCGGCATGAGCATGGACCAGGTCCGTGACCTGGCCGATGACATCGAGCTGCGCGTCGTGGCCCTGCTCGACACCCTGGGCGTGCCGGTCACGGCCCGCGCCGAGGCCCTCCTGCCGGTGTAG
- a CDS encoding phosphatase PAP2 family protein — protein MSVSGIDAAVWSWWIDHRSEALTPAVTALTTLTTPTTITVCAVLAALVVAARTRRVWPALVLPLAVIVANLASHLLKPVIGRERPPELHRLAEETNHALPSGHATGVAALAMILTLWLGRGRAATVPARWLTGVAWVLAVAVSLTRLYLGVHWLTDILAGLLLGAAVAAVTWWLFRRAVGDCLAARHPGEGADHGGPGRVLSAVHRPHPGDNGVMPREPRRGSRHRHG, from the coding sequence ATGAGCGTCAGCGGCATCGACGCCGCCGTGTGGTCCTGGTGGATCGACCACCGCAGCGAGGCGCTCACCCCGGCCGTCACCGCGCTCACCACGCTCACGACGCCGACGACGATTACTGTGTGTGCGGTCCTCGCCGCGCTGGTCGTCGCCGCACGCACGCGGCGGGTCTGGCCGGCCCTCGTTCTCCCGCTGGCCGTCATCGTGGCGAATCTCGCCAGCCACCTCCTCAAGCCGGTGATCGGCCGTGAGCGACCACCCGAGCTGCACCGATTGGCCGAGGAGACCAACCACGCCCTGCCCTCCGGGCACGCGACGGGCGTGGCCGCGCTGGCGATGATCCTCACGCTGTGGCTGGGGCGTGGCCGCGCGGCGACCGTGCCGGCGCGGTGGCTGACCGGTGTGGCGTGGGTGCTGGCGGTGGCGGTGTCACTGACGCGCCTCTACCTGGGTGTCCACTGGCTCACGGACATTCTCGCCGGCCTGCTCCTCGGCGCCGCGGTCGCGGCCGTCACGTGGTGGTTGTTCCGCCGTGCAGTGGGGGATTGCCTCGCCGCCCGGCATCCCGGGGAGGGTGCCGACCATGGTGGTCCGGGGCGGGTTCTGTCGGCGGTTCACCGGCCGCACCCGGGAGACAACGGGGTAATGCCGCGGGAGCCCCGGCGGGGTTCCCGGCATCGCCACGGATGA